In Saccharothrix syringae, the following are encoded in one genomic region:
- a CDS encoding cupin domain-containing protein has translation MTLGMRRPEDVEELPAVGGAYRITLSGADTGGRLAVVEMRLAAGALGAAPHVHHGHEEDFVVLDGEIAFDTGDGDVVVGAGGSVAVPRGSAHGFRNATGEPARCLMILTPAGYEDYFREVSALVAAGHEPTAAELDELRARFRTTPA, from the coding sequence ATGACACTGGGGATGCGGCGTCCGGAGGACGTCGAGGAGCTGCCGGCCGTCGGCGGCGCGTACCGGATCACGCTGTCGGGCGCGGACACGGGCGGTCGGCTGGCCGTGGTGGAGATGCGGTTGGCGGCGGGCGCGCTGGGTGCCGCGCCGCACGTCCACCACGGCCACGAGGAGGACTTCGTGGTGCTGGACGGGGAGATCGCCTTCGACACCGGCGACGGGGACGTCGTGGTGGGCGCGGGCGGGTCGGTGGCCGTGCCCCGCGGCTCGGCGCACGGCTTCCGCAACGCGACCGGCGAACCGGCCCGCTGCCTGATGATCCTCACCCCGGCCGGGTACGAGGACTACTTCCGCGAGGTGTCCGCGCTCGTCGCCGCGGGCCACGAGCCCACCGCGGCGGAGCTGGACGAGCTGCGCGCCCGGTTCCGCACCACGCCCGCCTGA
- a CDS encoding ATP-binding protein, translating into MVGRVEAGVRDAVGRFAGPVRGVGVVLLSAFGVCSVSDEALPAGFALLGLMVVGAVADFLDRRLALGFAVVRVVAVCAAQGALGGESALWALNVLTTTAITLQWEWRPAVAAPVTGALLGVQLRAAGFDGEVVLRVLLECALARFAYVVVRRSTWRVDEQRVRQAEVERAEVTAAERRAREREYLALLHDTASATFLVVATQAGGVDAAAVAGFARRDLELLTRAGDAGNGLVDVGASVRAVADRSPLEVTTGVSAAPVPARVALALVRAVRESLLNVARHAGTTCAEVSVVPVGDGVVVAVVDRGRGFDPDRVSRHRRGISGSVVGRMAAVGGSAAVTSGPGGTVVRLAWPA; encoded by the coding sequence GTGGTGGGTCGGGTCGAGGCAGGGGTCCGCGACGCCGTCGGCCGCTTCGCCGGGCCGGTGCGCGGGGTCGGGGTGGTGCTGCTCAGCGCGTTCGGCGTGTGCTCGGTGTCGGACGAGGCGCTGCCGGCCGGGTTCGCGCTGCTCGGCCTGATGGTGGTCGGCGCGGTCGCGGACTTCCTCGACCGCCGGCTCGCGCTGGGCTTCGCCGTCGTCCGGGTGGTGGCGGTGTGCGCGGCGCAGGGCGCCCTCGGCGGCGAATCCGCCCTGTGGGCGCTGAACGTCCTGACCACCACGGCGATCACGCTCCAGTGGGAGTGGCGGCCCGCGGTGGCGGCCCCGGTCACCGGCGCGCTGCTCGGCGTGCAGCTGCGGGCCGCGGGGTTCGACGGCGAGGTGGTGCTCCGCGTGCTGCTGGAGTGCGCGTTGGCCCGGTTCGCCTACGTCGTGGTCCGCCGCTCCACCTGGCGCGTGGACGAGCAGCGGGTGCGGCAGGCGGAGGTGGAGCGGGCGGAGGTGACGGCTGCGGAGCGGCGGGCGCGCGAGCGCGAGTACCTGGCGCTGCTGCACGACACCGCCTCGGCGACGTTCCTGGTGGTCGCCACGCAGGCCGGCGGGGTCGACGCCGCTGCCGTCGCCGGGTTCGCCCGGCGCGACCTGGAGCTGCTGACCCGCGCGGGCGACGCGGGGAACGGCCTGGTGGACGTGGGCGCGTCGGTGCGGGCGGTCGCGGACCGGTCGCCGCTGGAGGTCACGACCGGGGTGTCCGCCGCGCCGGTGCCCGCCCGGGTGGCCTTGGCGCTGGTGCGCGCGGTGCGGGAATCCCTGCTGAACGTGGCGCGACACGCCGGGACGACGTGCGCGGAGGTCTCGGTGGTGCCCGTCGGCGACGGGGTGGTGGTCGCGGTCGTCGACCGGGGGCGCGGGTTCGACCCGGACCGGGTGTCCCGGCACCGGCGCGGGATCAGCGGGTCGGTCGTGGGGCGGATGGCGGCGGTCGGCGGGTCGGCCGCCGTGACCTCGGGTCCCGGTGGCACGGTGGTCCGGTTGGCGTGGCCGGCGTGA
- a CDS encoding response regulator transcription factor, whose translation MADGLSAVVVDDHPAVRAGVAYWLSSGVPPIRVVADGEDVRVAWLDEGAHADVVVLDLHLGGPTPALGDLRRLVEAGRRVVVYSMRADDRIALQCLELGALCYLTKAEGAEHLVPAVRAAGEGRPYTPPSLAGALAGDRSETRPALSQRETEVLVEWFQSESKDFVARRLGISVATVNSHLERIRIKYALIGREAPTKAALVARAIQDGLIDLDDL comes from the coding sequence GTGGCGGACGGGCTGAGCGCGGTGGTGGTGGACGACCACCCGGCGGTGCGGGCGGGCGTCGCGTACTGGTTGTCGTCGGGCGTGCCGCCGATCCGGGTCGTCGCCGACGGCGAGGACGTCCGGGTGGCGTGGCTGGACGAGGGCGCGCACGCCGACGTGGTCGTGCTCGACCTGCACCTGGGCGGTCCGACCCCCGCGCTGGGCGACCTGCGGCGGCTGGTGGAGGCGGGGCGGCGGGTCGTCGTGTACTCGATGCGCGCCGACGACCGGATCGCGTTGCAGTGCCTGGAGCTGGGCGCGCTGTGCTACCTGACCAAGGCGGAGGGCGCGGAGCACCTGGTGCCGGCGGTGCGGGCGGCGGGCGAGGGGCGGCCGTACACGCCGCCGTCGCTGGCGGGGGCGCTCGCGGGCGACCGCTCGGAGACCCGGCCGGCGCTGTCCCAGCGCGAGACCGAGGTGCTGGTGGAGTGGTTCCAGTCGGAGTCGAAGGACTTCGTGGCCCGCAGGCTGGGCATCTCGGTGGCCACGGTCAACTCGCACCTGGAGCGCATCCGGATCAAGTACGCCCTGATCGGGCGGGAGGCGCCGACCAAGGCCGCGCTGGTGGCGCGCGCCATCCAGGACGGCCTGATCGACCTCGACGACCTCTGA